One Coccinella septempunctata chromosome 1, icCocSept1.1, whole genome shotgun sequence DNA window includes the following coding sequences:
- the LOC123322266 gene encoding glycine-rich selenoprotein-like, which produces MVYIARDGTVCENPPWGFNRIGQMFYGLVNFVVLFFQTLVGLDTSPKSTVKSGGSSFRSGGGGGGGGGGGGGRPFGPGGGGGGPRKFMTLRDVNPPTIGGCAGGACGR; this is translated from the exons ATGGTGTATATTGCGAGAG ATGGGACCGTTTGCGAAAACCCCCCATGGGGTTTCAACAGGATAGGCCAAATGTTTTATGGACTCGTTAATTTCGTTGTGCTCTT TTTCCAAACGTTAGTTGGTCTTGATACTTCTCCAAAATCTACTGTAAAATCGGGAGGCAGTTCATTCAGAAGTGGTGGAGGTGGAGGAGGAGGCGGAGGAGGTGGTGGTGGAAGACCATTTGG GCCTGGTGGTGGCGGAGGTGGTCCAAGAAAATTCATGACTTTAAGAGATGTCAACCCTCCCACTATTGGTGGTTGTGCTGGTGGTGCTTGCGGAAGATGA
- the LOC123322082 gene encoding pre-mRNA-splicing factor ATP-dependent RNA helicase PRP16 isoform X2: MFVFSLCDKYFHCGAAMKKKTLNIFLGVTYFKIVAKRHDLKLIVTSATMDSSKFSTFFGNVPTFTIPGRTFPVETLFSKNPVEDYVDAAVKQALQIHLQPPSGDILIFMPGQEDIEVTCEVLAERLAEIDNAPELSILPIYSQLPSDLQAKIFQRSPDGIRKCVVATNIAETSLTVDGIIFVIDSGYCKLKVYNPRIGMDALQIYPISQANANQRSGRAGRTGPGQAFRLYTERQYKEELLITTVPEIQRTNLANTVLLLKSLGVQDLLQFHFMDPPPQDNILNSLYQLWILRALDHTGMLTKLGRQMAEFPLDPPQCQMLIVSSQMGCTAEILIIVSMLSVPSIFFRPKGREEEADGVREKFQVPESDHLTFLNVYNQWKQNGYSSHWCNEHFIHIKAMRKVREVRQQLKDILIQQKLDIQSCGTDWDIIRKCICSAYFHQAARLKGIGEYVNCRTGMPCHLHPTSALFGLGNTPDYVVYHELVMTAKEYMQCVTSVDGHWLAELGPMFFSVKESGKSGRAKKKQAAEHLQEMENQMQVAQEEMRARKEAADKKEAAMKKGQEIISAGTTPRRTPSRLGL; encoded by the exons ATGTTTGTATTTTCATTATGCGATAAATATTTTCACTGTGGAGCGGCTATGAAGAAGAAAACATTAAACATCTTTTTGGGAGTTACCTATTTCAAG atcGTTGCTAAGCGTCATGATCTCAAACTTATAGTCACATCAGCCACCATGGATTCCAGTAAATTTTCAACATTCTTCGGCAATGTTCCAACATTCACCATACCTGGACGAACATTTCCAGTTGAAACATTGTTCAGTAAAAATCCGGTTGAAGATTATGTAGATGCTGCAGTGAAACAAGCCCTGCAAATACATCTACAGCCCCCATCAGGCGACATTCTCATATTCATGCCAGGTCAAGAGGATATTGAAGTTACATGTGAG GTTCTAGCTGAGAGGTTAGCAGAGATCGACAACGCACCTGAATTGTCTATATTACCAATATATTCGCAACTACCCTCAGATCTACAAGCGAAAATCTTCCAGAGATCCCCTGATGGTATCAGAAAATGTGTGGTGGCCACAAATATTGCTGAAACATCGCTGACCGTAGACGGTATTATATTCGTAATTGATTCAGGATATTGCAAATTGAAAGTGTATAATCCGAGGATTGGTATGGATGCCTTACAG ATATACCCTATAAGTCAGGCCAATGCTAACCAAAGGTCTGGTAGAGCAGGTCGTACAGGTCCAGGTCAGGCATTTCGTTTATACACTGAGAGACAATATAAGGAAGAACTTCTTATCACAACTGTTCCTGAgattcaaagaaccaatctTGCCAACACGGTTCTATTGCTCAAGTCGTTGGGTGTGCAGGATTTGCTGCAGTTTCATTTCATGGACCCGCCCCCACAG GATAACATCCTGAATTCTTTGTACCAACTCTGGATATTGCGAGCATTAGATCATACAGGAATGCTAACAAAATTAGGAAGGCAAATGGCCGAATTCCCTCTAGATCCGCCACAATGTCAAATGTTGATCGTTTCTAGTCAGATGGGATGCACAGCTGAAATTCTGATCATAG TATCCATGTTGTCGGTACCTTCCATATTTTTCCGACCGAAGGGAAGAGAGGAAGAAGCAGACGGTGTTAGGGAGAAGTTTCAAGTGCCCGAAAGTGATCATTTGACCTTCTTGAATGTTTATAATCAATGGAAACAAAATGG CTACTCATCACATTGGTGTAATGAACATTTCATCCATATAAAAGCGATGAGGAAAGTGAGAGAGGTCAGGCAGCAACTTAAGGATATTCTGATCCAACAAAAATTGGACATACAGTCCTGTGGGACTGATTGGGATATTATAAGAAAGTGCATTTGTTCAG cgtACTTCCACCAAGCAGCCCGTCTCAAAGGAATCGGAGAGTATGTGAACTGCAGAACAGGCATGCCCTGCCACTTGCATCCAACATCAGCTCTATTTGGCCTGGGTAACACTCCAGATTATGTCGTTTACCACGAATTGGTGATGACGGCGAAGGAGTACATGCAGTGCGTCACCTCTGTCGATGGCCACTGGCTCGCAGAATTGGGACCCATGTTTTTCTCGGTCAAAGAAAGCGGTAAATCGGGAAGGGCGAAGAAGAAACAAGCAGCCGAACATTTGCAAGAAATGGAGAATCAGATGCAGGTCGCGCAAGAAGAAATGAGAGCGAGGAAGGAGGCAGCAGATAAAAAGGAGGCTGCTATGAAGAAGGGGCAGGAAATCATCTCTGCTGGTACAACACCAAGGAGGACGCCATCTCGGCTAGGATTGTAA
- the LOC123322082 gene encoding pre-mRNA-splicing factor ATP-dependent RNA helicase PRP16 isoform X1: MSQEDDNIHVLEGSSNQKGGLIVKKSTTTPTFKVPQRSLLGLDKLAAAKRKEREENADKKISLNPEDGSKKVSGDSRNFRIPQSETPTYTGGVTEEARKRLLDRLDTTKWKERGVYASSKESKRRSSNYDEKSESRNEKRYEHRDSRKHRDSERRNNHDDSERSDRRSSRREFRFRDEPGTPDLRVKSDVSKTAWEEEDTGYQPRKSSWDYPTPSLYKRQEGSWSERSHQSRRHDYYSERDNRKTKKSKYDDDTPKPTPAHRYNSWMNDRKRTGATPGVSQEAKVKWDATVDREAWEEEQRRIDREWYNIDEGYDDENNPFSSISEEYTKKKEEQLEQRRKKRLSAQQRQINKDNELWERNRMLTSGVVHSVVFNEDYDEDTLDRVHLLVHNIVPPFLDGRIVFTKQPEPVIPVRDPTSDMALLARKGSHLVRVFREQKEKRKAQKKHWELGGTKIGNIMGIKKKEDEEDKRYNKDDDTADYKTDQKFAEHMKTQEGTSDFSRKKTITEQRRFLPVFAVRQELLNVIRENSVVIIVGETGSGKTTQLTQYLHEDGYSKFGMIGCTQPRRVAAMSVAKRVSDEMGTQLGDEVGYAIRFEDCTSENTVIKYMTDGILLRESLREAELDHYSVIIMDEAHERSLSTDVLFGLLREIVAKRHDLKLIVTSATMDSSKFSTFFGNVPTFTIPGRTFPVETLFSKNPVEDYVDAAVKQALQIHLQPPSGDILIFMPGQEDIEVTCEVLAERLAEIDNAPELSILPIYSQLPSDLQAKIFQRSPDGIRKCVVATNIAETSLTVDGIIFVIDSGYCKLKVYNPRIGMDALQIYPISQANANQRSGRAGRTGPGQAFRLYTERQYKEELLITTVPEIQRTNLANTVLLLKSLGVQDLLQFHFMDPPPQDNILNSLYQLWILRALDHTGMLTKLGRQMAEFPLDPPQCQMLIVSSQMGCTAEILIIVSMLSVPSIFFRPKGREEEADGVREKFQVPESDHLTFLNVYNQWKQNGYSSHWCNEHFIHIKAMRKVREVRQQLKDILIQQKLDIQSCGTDWDIIRKCICSAYFHQAARLKGIGEYVNCRTGMPCHLHPTSALFGLGNTPDYVVYHELVMTAKEYMQCVTSVDGHWLAELGPMFFSVKESGKSGRAKKKQAAEHLQEMENQMQVAQEEMRARKEAADKKEAAMKKGQEIISAGTTPRRTPSRLGL; encoded by the exons ATGTCTCAAGAGGATGATAATATTCATGTCTTGGAAGGAAGCAGTAATCAGAAAGGTGGTCTCATCGTCAAAAAAAGCACTACGACCCCAACTTTCAAAGTTCCTCAACGATCGTTATTGGGCTTAGATAAACTTGCAGCAGCTAAAAGAAAAGAGAGAGAGGAAAATGCTGATAAAAAAATCTCACTGAACCCAGAAGACGGATCGAAGAAAGTTTCAGGAGATTCTCGAAATTTCAGAATACCACAATCAGAGACACCAACATACACAGGAGGTGTAACAGAAGAAGCTCGGAAAAGGTTGTTGGATAGGTTGGATACAACTAAATGGAAGGAAAGGGGAGTTTATGCATCTTCTAAGGAATCAAAGAGAAGGTCTAGCAATTATGATGAGAAGAGTGAAAGTCGTAATGAAAAGAGATATGAACATAGAGATAGCAGGAAACATAGGGATAGTGAGAGGAGAAATAATCATGATGATAGCGAACGGTCAGATCGTAGAAGCTCTAGAAGAGAATTTAGATTTAGAGATGAACCTGGTACTCCTGATCTGAG GGTCAAAAGTGATGTTTCAAAAACAGCATGGGAAGAAGAAGATACAGGATACCAACCAAGAAAATCATCCTGGGATTACCCCACTCCATCTCTTTACAAAAGACAGGAGGGTAGTTGGTCAGAAAGAAGTCATCAATCCAGAAGGCATGATTATTATAGCGAAAGAGATAACAGAAAGACTAAGAAATCAAAATATGACGATGATACACCAAAACCTACTCCAGCACATCGTTACAATTCATGGATGAATGATAGAAAAAGAACAGGAGCAACACCTGGCGTATCGCAAGAAGCTAAGGTGAAATGGGATGCTACTGTCGATAGAGAAGCTTGGGAAGAGGAACAAAGAAGAATAGATAGGGAATGGTACAACATAGATGAAG GGTatgatgatgaaaataatccatttTCAAGTATCAGTGAAGAATATACAAAGAAAAAGGAAGAACAGTTGGAACaaagaaggaaaaaaaggtTATCTGCACAACAGAGGCAAATAAATAAAGATAATGAATTATGGGAAAGAAATAGGATGCTTACTTCTGGTGTTGTACATTCTGTTGTGTTTAATGAAGATTATGACGAGGATACTCTAGATAGAGTCCATTTACTCGTACATAACATAGTACCACCTTTTCTTGATGGAAGGATTGTATTTACAAAGCAGCCAGAACCTGTTATTCCAGTCAG AGATCCAACTTCAGATATGGCTTTGTTGGCTAGAAAAGGAAGCCATTTGGTGAGAGTCTTCAgggaacaaaaagaaaagagaaaagcTCAGAAGAAACATTGGGAGCTTGGTGGTACTAAAATAG GTAACATAATGGGTATAAAGAAAAAAGAAGATGAGGAAGACAAAAGATACAACAAAGACGATGATACAGCAGATTATAAAACAGATCAAAAGTTTGCTGAACATATGAAAACCCAAGAGGGAACAAGTGatttttctaggaaaaaaaCTATCACGGAACAGAGGAGATTCCTGCCGGTTTTTGCAGTTAGGCAGGAACTTCTCAACGTTATCAGGGAAAATTCTGTAGTGATTATTGTAG GTGAAACTGGTAGTGGTAAAACAACACAGTTAACACAATACCTGCACGAAGACGGTTACAGTAAGTTTGGAATGATCGGCTGTACGCAGCCAAGAAGAGTTGCCGCCATGTCTGTTGCAAAACGTGTGAGTGATGAAATGGGCACGCAATTGGGAGATGAAGTTGGTTATGCCATACGTTTCGAGGATTGCACTTCCGAAAATACTGTAATAAAGTACATGACCGATGGAATATTACTGAGGGAAAGTCTGAGAGAAGCTGAACTGGATCACTACAGTGTCATCATCATGGATGAAGCTCACGAGAGATCTCTAAGTACAGATGTACTGTTTGGACTCCTAAGAGAG atcGTTGCTAAGCGTCATGATCTCAAACTTATAGTCACATCAGCCACCATGGATTCCAGTAAATTTTCAACATTCTTCGGCAATGTTCCAACATTCACCATACCTGGACGAACATTTCCAGTTGAAACATTGTTCAGTAAAAATCCGGTTGAAGATTATGTAGATGCTGCAGTGAAACAAGCCCTGCAAATACATCTACAGCCCCCATCAGGCGACATTCTCATATTCATGCCAGGTCAAGAGGATATTGAAGTTACATGTGAG GTTCTAGCTGAGAGGTTAGCAGAGATCGACAACGCACCTGAATTGTCTATATTACCAATATATTCGCAACTACCCTCAGATCTACAAGCGAAAATCTTCCAGAGATCCCCTGATGGTATCAGAAAATGTGTGGTGGCCACAAATATTGCTGAAACATCGCTGACCGTAGACGGTATTATATTCGTAATTGATTCAGGATATTGCAAATTGAAAGTGTATAATCCGAGGATTGGTATGGATGCCTTACAG ATATACCCTATAAGTCAGGCCAATGCTAACCAAAGGTCTGGTAGAGCAGGTCGTACAGGTCCAGGTCAGGCATTTCGTTTATACACTGAGAGACAATATAAGGAAGAACTTCTTATCACAACTGTTCCTGAgattcaaagaaccaatctTGCCAACACGGTTCTATTGCTCAAGTCGTTGGGTGTGCAGGATTTGCTGCAGTTTCATTTCATGGACCCGCCCCCACAG GATAACATCCTGAATTCTTTGTACCAACTCTGGATATTGCGAGCATTAGATCATACAGGAATGCTAACAAAATTAGGAAGGCAAATGGCCGAATTCCCTCTAGATCCGCCACAATGTCAAATGTTGATCGTTTCTAGTCAGATGGGATGCACAGCTGAAATTCTGATCATAG TATCCATGTTGTCGGTACCTTCCATATTTTTCCGACCGAAGGGAAGAGAGGAAGAAGCAGACGGTGTTAGGGAGAAGTTTCAAGTGCCCGAAAGTGATCATTTGACCTTCTTGAATGTTTATAATCAATGGAAACAAAATGG CTACTCATCACATTGGTGTAATGAACATTTCATCCATATAAAAGCGATGAGGAAAGTGAGAGAGGTCAGGCAGCAACTTAAGGATATTCTGATCCAACAAAAATTGGACATACAGTCCTGTGGGACTGATTGGGATATTATAAGAAAGTGCATTTGTTCAG cgtACTTCCACCAAGCAGCCCGTCTCAAAGGAATCGGAGAGTATGTGAACTGCAGAACAGGCATGCCCTGCCACTTGCATCCAACATCAGCTCTATTTGGCCTGGGTAACACTCCAGATTATGTCGTTTACCACGAATTGGTGATGACGGCGAAGGAGTACATGCAGTGCGTCACCTCTGTCGATGGCCACTGGCTCGCAGAATTGGGACCCATGTTTTTCTCGGTCAAAGAAAGCGGTAAATCGGGAAGGGCGAAGAAGAAACAAGCAGCCGAACATTTGCAAGAAATGGAGAATCAGATGCAGGTCGCGCAAGAAGAAATGAGAGCGAGGAAGGAGGCAGCAGATAAAAAGGAGGCTGCTATGAAGAAGGGGCAGGAAATCATCTCTGCTGGTACAACACCAAGGAGGACGCCATCTCGGCTAGGATTGTAA
- the LOC123322122 gene encoding importin-4-like, with amino-acid sequence MESILEKLLVSDSKCVQEGTIELKKAFLDPSSISALCELLVTSQRADIRHITVVLLRRKFSKRRVWTKLPPETRTLIKQGMISALVNEADKSVKTGIAQLLGQLGKYELSDGTWPEFLQFIFTLCSSDNITDRELGMYTLSITTEMSNGSYIPHFDSLASLFANTLNGLDDFSSNLAYNTIRTMKHLVPTMGAHQQMINVYHDLLPRLLEVMKALAYVDEHKGTEALGILEELIDYAVIIVVPHIRNVVEMCLRIACDSSLPNGVQVKAISIVGWLVKSKGKVLVKHQLITPIIDVLMELMSQLSETEEDEEYFAGDSDQLTPVTVATQTLDLIALNIPADKVVYYILEKIEPYIQGNDANRKKAAFLCLAVLAEGCSECIRKKYLEAFINCVCEAIKDNNSLVKNAAFFALGQFSEHLQPEVSQYSEKLMPLLLDFLNHVYNEMEKDKTEPNCLDRLFYAIGTFCENLHEGLLPYLPILMERLLQGLNPQGWSVELKKSCFNSLEAAVTAVKLGILPYFPKIIEILNLYINSHPDTDNYELRSYALDCLAVVAEGVGEEHFRPLAQDSLQMGLKLIDTHDPDVRRAVFALFGSLSCIMKEEIVGALPKIIEEMVISLQNSDGIVTYYDDEEKKYECDIFGQTSESEENSDEEDISSNTSEEMGPRHYSVENPFTEEKEQACLTLKEICEQTNRAFLPYIEKCFEEVFKLTDYPRDHIRKAAIDTILQFCITLYKIDISETTQALYKVLQYFIPKCAEIIRTDEEKGVVMAGLDAYSALLKEIKCDAFVGEGHREAIMNCIIDVLTHKTVCQDDDLSVINSFEGIEESTDAEQDELLLESACDIIPKYGKAINPDDFALYFPNMLQLLTIRTLKQNSIAQRSFAFGTLAECMSCLGIYVEKFVPQLLQLWKAGIRDRADEVRNNAVFGLGEMILHGKDKIFNYYPDILQTLSSLVSKEPHEGTLDNICGAIAKMIMVNPSGLPLDQVFPVYLDRLPLRADFEENEAVIKSFFVLYQSGSDILKINIAKVSRVLIHIYIQQETPNDETKIILIKLLRSIQSTFTTDFNAVVSELDQEKIGVLHQVFE; translated from the exons ATGGAAAGCATATTGGAAAAGCTTTTAGTATCTGACAGCAAATGTGTCCAAGAA GGTACCATCGAGTTAAAAAAGGCTTTCTTAGACCCTTCAAGCATAAGTGCATTATGCGAATTATTAGTTACTAGCCAAAGAGCCGATATTCGTCACATAACAGTGGTGTTACTCAGAAGAAAATTCTCCAAAAGACGAGTGTGGACTAAGTTGCCTCCTGAAACGAGAACATT AATAAAACAAGGCATGATATCAGCTTTAGTAAATGAAGCTGACAAATCTGTGAAAACTGGAATTGCGCAGCTTTTGGGACAATTAGGAAAGTATGAACTCTCTGATGGTACTTGGCCCGAATTTCTACAATTTATCTTCACTTTGTGTAGCAGTGATAACATAACAGACAGGGAG CTGGGAATGTACACACTTTCTATTACAACTGAAATGTCTAATGGATCATATATACCACATTTCGATTCATTAGCATCCTTATTTGCAAACACATTGAACGGACTTGATGATTTTTCATCAAATCTAGCCTATAATACCATAAGGACGATGAAACATCTTGTACCTACAATGGGAGCTCACCAACAA ATGATCAACGTCTACCATGATTTACTTCCACGTTTGTTAGAGGTGATGAAAGCACTTGCATATGTTGATGAGCACAAAGGTACTGAAGCACTTGGGATACTGGAGGAATTGATTGATTATGCTGTTATAATAGTTGTGCCACATATAAGAAATGTTGTGGAAATGTGCCTTAGAATTGCTTGCGATAGTTCACTTCCTAATGGTGTTCAAGTTAAGGCTATTAGTATTGTCGGATGGCTAGTGAAATCTAAAGGAAAG GTTTTAGTCAAACACCAATTGATAACGCCCATTATTGATGTTTTGATGGAATTAATGTCTCAATTATCAGAGACCGAAGAAGATGAGGAATATTTTGCAGGAGATTCTGATCAATTGACACCAGTAACGGTAGCAACACAAACCTTGGATCTGATAGCGCTCAATATACCTGCAGATAAAGTAGTTTATTAtatattggagaaaattgaacCATACATTCAAGGAAATGACGCTAATCGTAAAAAAGCTGCGTTTTTGTGTTTGGCTGTTTTGGCGGAAGGGTGTTCCGAGTGCATCAGGAAGAAGTATCTAGAAGCTTTCATTAATTGCGTCTGCGAAGCAATAAAAGATAATAATAGTCTGGTGAAAAATGCCGCATTTTTTGCCTTGGGTCAATTTTCTGAACATTTGCAG cctGAAGTGAGTcaatattctgaaaaattaaTGCCTCTATTGTTAGATTTTCTGAACCATGTTTAtaatgaaatggaaaaagataAGACTGAACCGAATTGTTTGGATAGACTGTTCTATGCTATTGGAACATTTTGTGAGAATTTACATGAAGGTTTATTACCATATCTTCCAATTTTGATGGAAAGACTCCTACAAGGATTGAACCCTCAAGGATGGTCTGTGGAACTTAAAAAATCATGTTTTAACTCACTCGAAGCTGCAGTTACTGCTGTGAAGCTTGGGATATTGCCTTATTTTCCTAAAATCATCGAAATTTTGAACCTCTACATTAATTCACATCCAGACACAGACAATTACGAACTTCGCAGTTATGCTCTCG attgcctGGCTGTTGTTGCCGAAGGTGTTGGAGAAGAGCACTTCAGACCTTTGGCCCAAGACTCTCTTCAGATGGGATTGAAATTGATAGACACACATGATCCAGATGTGAGGAGAGCTGTATTCGCTCTTTTCGGATCCTTGTCTTGCATAATGAAAGAAGAGATTGTCGGGGCATTGCCCAAAATTATCGAGGAAATGGTTATTTCTTTGCAAAATAGCGATGGCATAGTG ACCTATTATGATGATGAAGAGAAAAAATACGAATGTGATATTTTTGGACAAACCAGTGAGTCAGAGGAAAATTCCGATGAAGAGGACATCAGTTCTAATACTAGCGAGGAAATGGGACCACGACATTACTCGGTGGAAAATCCATTTACTGAAGAAAAAGAACAGGCTTGTCTGACGTTGAAGGAAATCTGTGAACAAACAAA TAGAGCATTTTTGCCATATATAGAAAAATGTTTCGAAGAGGTCTTCAAACTTACAGACTATCCCAGGGATCACATTAGAAAAGCTGCAATAGACACAATACTACAATTTTGTATTACTCTGTACAAAATCGATATAAGTGAAACCACACAGGCATTGTATAAAGTATTGCAATATTTCATTCCCAAATGCGCGGAAATAATAAGAACTGATGAGGAAAAAGGAGTGGTTATGGCTGGGCTCGATGCCTACTCTGCTTTACTGAAAGAGATTAAATGCGATGCATTTGTCGGTGAAGGACATCGTGAAGCCATAATGAATTGCATCATAGACGTTCTGACACATAAG acAGTTTGTCAAGACGATGATTTAAGTGTGATCAACAGTTTCGAGGGAATTGAAGAGAGTACAGATGCCGAGCAAGATGAATTATTGTTGGAATCCGCTTGTGATATTATCCCCAAATATGGAAAAGCTATAAATCCCGATGATTTTGCCCTATATTTTCCCAATATGCTCCAGTTGCTCACCATAAGAACA TTGAAGCAAAACAGTATAGCGCAAAGGTCCTTCGCATTTGGTACTTTGGCAGAGTGTATGTCGTGCTTGGGCATATATGTCGAGAAATTTGTGCCACAATTGCTGCAGCTCTGGAAAGCTGGAATAAGAGATCGTGCGGACGAAGTGAGGAATAACGCTGTTTTCGGGCTGGGTGAGATGATATTGCACGGAAAAGATAAGATATTCAA ttattaTCCAGATATTCTGCAAACCCTTTCTTCACTTGTCAGTAAAGAACCTCATGAAGGAACCTTGGATAATATTTGCGGTGCCATAGCAAAAATGATTATGGTCAATCCTAGCGGACTCCCATTGGATCAA GTGTTTCCCGTTTACTTGGATCGCTTGCCTTTGAGAGCTGACTTTGAAGAGAATGAGGCAGTTATAAAATCCTTCTTTGTGCTTTACCAAAGTGGTTCAGATATCTTGAAAATAAATATAGCAAAAGTATCTCGTGTCCTCATTCATATTTATATACAACAAGAAACTCCCAATGATG AGACTAAAATCATATTGATAAAACTTCTCAGATCGATACAAAGCACATTCACCACAGACTTCAATGCTGTTGTTTCAGAACTTGACCAGGAAAAAATTGGGGTGTTGCATCAGGTTTTTGAGTGA
- the LOC123322082 gene encoding pre-mRNA-splicing factor ATP-dependent RNA helicase PRP16 isoform X3, with protein MDSSKFSTFFGNVPTFTIPGRTFPVETLFSKNPVEDYVDAAVKQALQIHLQPPSGDILIFMPGQEDIEVTCEVLAERLAEIDNAPELSILPIYSQLPSDLQAKIFQRSPDGIRKCVVATNIAETSLTVDGIIFVIDSGYCKLKVYNPRIGMDALQIYPISQANANQRSGRAGRTGPGQAFRLYTERQYKEELLITTVPEIQRTNLANTVLLLKSLGVQDLLQFHFMDPPPQDNILNSLYQLWILRALDHTGMLTKLGRQMAEFPLDPPQCQMLIVSSQMGCTAEILIIVSMLSVPSIFFRPKGREEEADGVREKFQVPESDHLTFLNVYNQWKQNGYSSHWCNEHFIHIKAMRKVREVRQQLKDILIQQKLDIQSCGTDWDIIRKCICSAYFHQAARLKGIGEYVNCRTGMPCHLHPTSALFGLGNTPDYVVYHELVMTAKEYMQCVTSVDGHWLAELGPMFFSVKESGKSGRAKKKQAAEHLQEMENQMQVAQEEMRARKEAADKKEAAMKKGQEIISAGTTPRRTPSRLGL; from the exons ATGGATTCCAGTAAATTTTCAACATTCTTCGGCAATGTTCCAACATTCACCATACCTGGACGAACATTTCCAGTTGAAACATTGTTCAGTAAAAATCCGGTTGAAGATTATGTAGATGCTGCAGTGAAACAAGCCCTGCAAATACATCTACAGCCCCCATCAGGCGACATTCTCATATTCATGCCAGGTCAAGAGGATATTGAAGTTACATGTGAG GTTCTAGCTGAGAGGTTAGCAGAGATCGACAACGCACCTGAATTGTCTATATTACCAATATATTCGCAACTACCCTCAGATCTACAAGCGAAAATCTTCCAGAGATCCCCTGATGGTATCAGAAAATGTGTGGTGGCCACAAATATTGCTGAAACATCGCTGACCGTAGACGGTATTATATTCGTAATTGATTCAGGATATTGCAAATTGAAAGTGTATAATCCGAGGATTGGTATGGATGCCTTACAG ATATACCCTATAAGTCAGGCCAATGCTAACCAAAGGTCTGGTAGAGCAGGTCGTACAGGTCCAGGTCAGGCATTTCGTTTATACACTGAGAGACAATATAAGGAAGAACTTCTTATCACAACTGTTCCTGAgattcaaagaaccaatctTGCCAACACGGTTCTATTGCTCAAGTCGTTGGGTGTGCAGGATTTGCTGCAGTTTCATTTCATGGACCCGCCCCCACAG GATAACATCCTGAATTCTTTGTACCAACTCTGGATATTGCGAGCATTAGATCATACAGGAATGCTAACAAAATTAGGAAGGCAAATGGCCGAATTCCCTCTAGATCCGCCACAATGTCAAATGTTGATCGTTTCTAGTCAGATGGGATGCACAGCTGAAATTCTGATCATAG TATCCATGTTGTCGGTACCTTCCATATTTTTCCGACCGAAGGGAAGAGAGGAAGAAGCAGACGGTGTTAGGGAGAAGTTTCAAGTGCCCGAAAGTGATCATTTGACCTTCTTGAATGTTTATAATCAATGGAAACAAAATGG CTACTCATCACATTGGTGTAATGAACATTTCATCCATATAAAAGCGATGAGGAAAGTGAGAGAGGTCAGGCAGCAACTTAAGGATATTCTGATCCAACAAAAATTGGACATACAGTCCTGTGGGACTGATTGGGATATTATAAGAAAGTGCATTTGTTCAG cgtACTTCCACCAAGCAGCCCGTCTCAAAGGAATCGGAGAGTATGTGAACTGCAGAACAGGCATGCCCTGCCACTTGCATCCAACATCAGCTCTATTTGGCCTGGGTAACACTCCAGATTATGTCGTTTACCACGAATTGGTGATGACGGCGAAGGAGTACATGCAGTGCGTCACCTCTGTCGATGGCCACTGGCTCGCAGAATTGGGACCCATGTTTTTCTCGGTCAAAGAAAGCGGTAAATCGGGAAGGGCGAAGAAGAAACAAGCAGCCGAACATTTGCAAGAAATGGAGAATCAGATGCAGGTCGCGCAAGAAGAAATGAGAGCGAGGAAGGAGGCAGCAGATAAAAAGGAGGCTGCTATGAAGAAGGGGCAGGAAATCATCTCTGCTGGTACAACACCAAGGAGGACGCCATCTCGGCTAGGATTGTAA